From Methanosarcina lacustris Z-7289, one genomic window encodes:
- a CDS encoding RNA-guided endonuclease TnpB family protein, which produces MYKKFRISLSEFDLNNHLLVLKEVYPWLKEVNAGALQQASRNLNKAFTNFFNFGFGYPQKKKKKDHHFSFQIPQHYSLDTSISKVLLPKFGWIKVKMHREISKGILKTITISRTPTGTISRTPTGKYYISFLTNDGEKLPEKQEFSHATLIGIDVGVTTFATLSTGEKIDNPKFLKNSLERLKCLQRRVSKKVKGSKNRRKAVYKLTKIHEKISNQRHDFQHKVSNRLISENQAIAVETLNIKGLKKNHKLAQVISDSAWYSFVLKLTYKAEWVGKTILKIGMFEPSSKTCNVCGYNLNELSLDVREWQCPDCKNTHDRDINAAINIKKIAVGTTV; this is translated from the coding sequence ATGTATAAAAAATTCAGAATAAGTCTCTCGGAGTTTGACCTTAATAATCACCTCTTAGTTTTGAAAGAAGTGTATCCCTGGTTGAAAGAAGTTAATGCAGGAGCATTGCAACAAGCAAGTAGAAATCTGAATAAAGCTTTTACAAACTTCTTTAATTTTGGATTTGGGTATCCTCAAAAGAAAAAGAAAAAGGATCACCATTTTTCCTTTCAGATTCCTCAACACTATAGTCTTGATACATCTATTTCCAAAGTTTTGTTGCCTAAGTTTGGTTGGATTAAGGTTAAGATGCATAGGGAAATTAGCAAAGGAATTTTGAAAACTATAACTATATCCAGAACACCAACAGGAACTATATCCAGAACACCAACAGGAAAATACTACATAAGTTTTCTAACAAATGATGGAGAAAAACTTCCCGAAAAACAAGAATTTTCTCATGCTACCTTGATTGGAATAGATGTAGGAGTTACGACTTTCGCTACTCTTTCTACCGGAGAAAAAATTGATAACCCAAAATTCCTGAAAAACTCTCTTGAAAGATTGAAATGTTTGCAAAGAAGAGTTTCTAAGAAAGTTAAAGGTTCGAAAAACCGGAGAAAGGCAGTCTATAAACTTACGAAAATCCACGAAAAAATAAGTAATCAAAGGCATGATTTCCAGCATAAAGTTTCAAATCGGTTAATCAGCGAAAACCAAGCAATAGCCGTTGAAACTCTCAATATTAAAGGATTAAAGAAAAACCACAAATTAGCTCAGGTTATCAGTGATTCAGCATGGTATTCTTTCGTACTGAAATTAACGTACAAAGCTGAATGGGTAGGAAAAACTATACTGAAAATAGGCATGTTTGAACCTTCCTCTAAAACCTGTAACGTTTGTGGTTACAATCTTAACGAATTAAGTTTAGATGTTAGAGAGTGGCAATGTCCTGATTGCAAAAATACGCATGATCGAGACATTAATGCCGCTATCAATATTAAGAAAATTGCTGTAGGGACTACAGTTTGA
- a CDS encoding sensor histidine kinase, with translation MFGIDISKKIFIITILIFVVFTTTFTFAYNVQLSNFLELEQADTFRNVGRIQNVVSTEQNYLNNMVQDWACWDDTYRFIDDQNQGYIKVNLQNETLAGLKVNVMLFVNETGSLVYEKSIDLDTGEEKPVPEELIKLIKSGALSTKSEDDDMSGCILLDENPMFISCHPILTTGYEGPVKGTLIFGRYFDRDLLDYFSETACSSIFMYRADRDMPSDFQAKRQNFSEFPTRIIVEPLSEKTIAGYFDLMDISGQPAIIMRADFPRDLYLNGEKTLNSMYFFLLLTGIVTGVGVKFALDNFFVSRLVEIDTFVTRVRSEKDLSKRLPLKDSDELYRLSREINGMLNEIDLAQQELKAQEREKKVLLDSLNELVLFVNPQLNIIWANKAALEYMHVDLEKAMGRRLKPTLGISSPLVEHLQLEEIFISGNKASGEFIAEDGNSWFIQAIPVTDNDGKIVGVLETCRNITGKKAVEKLYQEKQIAEIANHTKSEFLANVSHELRTPLNSIIGFSDLLYEQVFGELNEKQLKYTGNISKSGKHLLNLINDILDLSKVEAGKMELDYKEFELANKLNTIKNLLSPIAYRKNIQIEVDIGSKLTSIRADEEKFFQIMYNLVDNAIKFSSENSSVKIGARIKGDLVEITVKDTGIGIKVEDQYKLFKPFSQVDSFSSKTSQGTGLGLSLVKEIVHLHGGYVWFRSSPGEGSTFAFTIPIKGDKRNDGGAELNRK, from the coding sequence GTGTTCGGGATAGATATTAGTAAAAAAATTTTCATAATAACAATTTTAATTTTTGTCGTTTTTACTACTACATTTACGTTTGCCTACAATGTACAGCTTTCCAATTTTTTGGAGCTTGAACAGGCAGACACATTTAGGAATGTTGGAAGAATACAAAATGTAGTTTCTACCGAACAGAATTATCTTAATAACATGGTTCAGGACTGGGCCTGCTGGGACGATACTTACCGTTTTATCGATGATCAAAACCAGGGGTATATAAAAGTAAACCTTCAGAACGAGACTCTTGCAGGACTCAAAGTCAATGTTATGCTTTTTGTGAATGAGACTGGATCGCTTGTTTATGAGAAATCGATCGATCTTGACACAGGCGAGGAAAAGCCGGTTCCTGAAGAGCTTATTAAACTGATAAAAAGCGGTGCTCTTTCCACAAAATCAGAAGATGATGATATGAGCGGCTGTATTTTGCTCGATGAAAACCCCATGTTTATTTCCTGCCATCCGATCCTTACGACAGGATATGAGGGGCCTGTGAAGGGCACTTTAATTTTTGGGAGGTACTTTGACAGGGATCTTCTTGATTATTTTAGCGAAACTGCATGCTCTTCAATTTTTATGTATAGGGCCGATAGAGATATGCCTTCCGATTTTCAAGCAAAACGTCAAAATTTTTCTGAGTTTCCGACCAGGATTATTGTCGAACCCCTCAGTGAAAAGACAATAGCAGGGTATTTTGATTTAATGGATATTTCAGGCCAGCCGGCTATTATTATGAGAGCTGATTTCCCAAGAGACCTCTATTTGAACGGCGAAAAAACCCTGAATTCTATGTATTTTTTCCTTTTACTAACCGGAATTGTGACGGGGGTAGGAGTTAAATTTGCACTTGACAATTTCTTCGTTTCGAGACTGGTTGAGATTGACACTTTCGTTACAAGAGTCAGGTCGGAAAAAGATCTTTCAAAAAGATTGCCCCTCAAAGACAGCGATGAACTCTATCGCCTGTCAAGAGAAATAAACGGGATGCTGAATGAAATTGACCTGGCACAACAGGAATTAAAGGCTCAGGAACGCGAAAAAAAGGTTCTGCTCGATTCTTTAAACGAGCTGGTTCTTTTCGTGAATCCTCAGCTTAATATCATCTGGGCAAACAAAGCTGCTCTTGAATATATGCATGTGGACCTTGAGAAAGCAATGGGAAGACGCCTTAAACCTACTCTGGGTATAAGCAGTCCCCTGGTTGAGCACCTGCAGCTTGAAGAGATCTTTATATCAGGAAATAAGGCATCAGGGGAATTTATTGCAGAGGACGGCAACTCCTGGTTTATCCAGGCAATCCCGGTAACTGACAATGACGGCAAGATCGTAGGCGTCCTGGAGACCTGCAGAAATATTACTGGAAAGAAAGCAGTAGAAAAACTTTATCAGGAAAAACAAATAGCAGAAATTGCAAACCATACCAAGAGCGAGTTCCTGGCAAATGTGAGCCATGAACTGAGGACCCCGCTGAACTCAATTATAGGGTTCTCAGACCTGCTGTATGAACAGGTTTTTGGGGAGTTGAATGAAAAGCAGTTAAAGTATACAGGCAATATTTCAAAGAGTGGAAAGCACCTTCTGAACCTTATCAATGACATTCTTGACCTTTCTAAAGTAGAAGCAGGAAAAATGGAGCTTGATTATAAGGAGTTTGAACTCGCTAATAAGCTCAACACGATAAAAAACCTCCTTTCTCCTATCGCATACCGGAAAAATATTCAAATTGAAGTCGATATTGGTAGCAAGCTTACCAGCATCCGTGCAGATGAGGAAAAGTTTTTCCAGATTATGTACAATCTCGTAGATAATGCTATAAAGTTCTCCTCTGAAAACAGTTCTGTAAAAATAGGGGCAAGAATAAAAGGAGACCTGGTAGAAATAACAGTTAAGGATACAGGAATTGGGATCAAAGTTGAGGATCAGTACAAACTCTTCAAGCCCTTCAGCCAGGTCGATTCCTTTTCCTCAAAAACATCCCAGGGAACGGGGCTTGGTCTTTCTTTAGTTAAGGAGATTGTGCACTTGCACGGAGGATATGTCTGGTTCAGGAGCAGCCCTGGCGAGGGGAGTACCTTTGCTTTCACAATTCCGATAAAGGGAGATAAAAGAAATGATGGTGGTGCTGAGTTAAATAGAAAATAA
- a CDS encoding helix-turn-helix domain-containing protein — protein sequence MLRGNRYRIYPNKEQKALMEKHFGSCRFVYNKLLEIK from the coding sequence ATGCTTCGAGGTAACAGATACCGAATTTACCCTAATAAGGAGCAAAAAGCTCTTATGGAAAAACACTTCGGTAGCTGTCGTTTTGTCTATAATAAACTCCTTGAAATCAAATAG
- a CDS encoding type I restriction endonuclease subunit R, which produces MELARNGAGKKDDRMQKVTLADQITIPEEFSETDSDYSEDSLVEKSAILEFEKLGYPHQNCFHEKFWLDGKGTLGRKTKSEVLLVRKLSEAIKKLNPDICGEAEERAIEELAKDRSRLSPVKANQEVYSLIKNGVKVKVRNEKGEIEDQTVKIIDFDSPKNNEFFLASQFWITGEMHTRRTDLLGFVNGIPLIFIEVKATGRRVKEAYDDNLTDYKDTIPQLFWYNAFIILSNGRESKIGTITSGFEHFGEWKRVRDEKEPGDSLLDTMITGSCEKSRFLDILENFTLFSSSEGHPVKIISKNHQYLGVNNAIESFKKRKENEGKIGVFWHTQGSGKSYSMIFFAQKILRKFPGNYTFVVVTDREELDEQIYRNFQNAGVISEVGVQARSGGHLKQLLTEDHRLVFTLIHKFGTKKGVKHPLLSDRDDIIIIADEAHRIQYDTLAQNMKDALPNAGFIGFTGTPLIVGEEKTRDTFGDYVSIYNFKHSIADGATVPLYYENRVPEVQLKNENLNDDIYGEIEKAGLDDEEESKLATEFANEYNVIVREDRLETIAKDIVEHYVTRGYAGKALVISIDKLTTVKMYDKVQKYWNMYINELKEQRKAITEGEEAKVLEKLISEFEGVDMAVVVSQGQNEVKKFEENKLDIRPHRKRMIEEDLEEIFKDSKSSLKIVFVCSKWREGFDVPSLSTIYLDRPMKGHSLMQTIARANRVFGEKTGGFIVDYVGIFENLEQALKIYASPKSGGREAPIKSKEKLLKTLKKKIKEINKFLSGLSVDSKKILKTKTGFEKIRLLKDATDAILKNESTKKKFLTEAGAALKIYKSILPHKRASEFLSQITLYEELVKEIRSLDPEVDISKIRDSIQRVLDKSIESKKYIIEESKKGRIFGLKDIDFDALADRFDEQHKNTEFEWLKNLISYKLREMVRLNSSRLDYQKKFETLIEAYNSGSANVDYHYKELIKFAKELKQEDERAIIESLSEEELSLFDKLKKPDLKEKEKSQVRKVAKELLATLKAEKLVLDWRKKQQAIAAVKKEIEDELDRGLPDSYGVIAYEEKCNTVFQHIYDSYAGDNHSVYEAAA; this is translated from the coding sequence GTGGAACTTGCCCGAAACGGAGCTGGAAAAAAAGATGATAGGATGCAAAAAGTTACTCTAGCAGACCAGATAACAATTCCAGAAGAATTTTCTGAAACAGATTCCGATTACAGTGAAGACTCCCTCGTAGAAAAGTCCGCAATTCTGGAATTCGAAAAACTGGGATACCCTCATCAGAACTGTTTCCACGAAAAATTCTGGCTTGACGGGAAAGGGACCCTGGGCAGGAAAACAAAATCAGAAGTGTTACTTGTCCGGAAGCTGAGTGAGGCAATCAAAAAGCTTAATCCTGACATTTGCGGTGAAGCTGAAGAGCGGGCAATCGAGGAACTGGCAAAGGACAGAAGCAGGTTGAGCCCTGTAAAAGCAAATCAGGAAGTTTATTCGTTAATCAAAAACGGGGTCAAGGTCAAAGTTCGGAATGAAAAAGGGGAAATTGAAGACCAGACAGTTAAAATTATTGATTTTGACAGCCCCAAAAACAACGAATTCTTTTTAGCGTCCCAGTTCTGGATAACTGGAGAGATGCATACCCGGAGGACTGACCTTTTAGGTTTTGTAAACGGAATTCCTCTGATTTTCATCGAAGTAAAAGCTACTGGCAGAAGAGTCAAAGAGGCATATGACGATAACCTTACGGATTATAAAGACACAATTCCTCAGCTTTTCTGGTACAATGCTTTCATAATCCTTTCCAATGGCAGGGAATCAAAAATCGGAACCATTACAAGTGGGTTTGAACACTTTGGAGAATGGAAACGGGTTAGGGACGAAAAAGAACCCGGAGACTCCCTGCTGGACACAATGATTACAGGCAGCTGTGAAAAAAGCCGCTTCCTTGATATTCTCGAAAATTTCACTCTTTTTTCAAGCAGCGAAGGGCACCCTGTAAAGATCATTTCCAAAAATCACCAGTACCTTGGGGTCAACAATGCCATAGAATCCTTCAAGAAACGCAAAGAAAACGAAGGGAAAATAGGGGTCTTCTGGCACACTCAGGGTTCGGGAAAAAGCTATTCCATGATCTTTTTTGCACAAAAAATCCTGCGAAAATTCCCGGGCAACTATACCTTTGTTGTCGTTACCGACAGGGAAGAACTTGACGAGCAGATCTACCGGAACTTCCAGAACGCAGGCGTAATAAGCGAAGTAGGCGTGCAGGCCAGAAGTGGGGGACATCTCAAGCAGCTGCTTACTGAAGACCACAGGCTGGTTTTCACTCTGATCCACAAATTCGGGACAAAAAAAGGCGTAAAACATCCTTTGCTTTCGGACAGGGATGACATCATAATAATTGCGGACGAAGCCCACAGGATCCAGTATGATACCCTCGCCCAGAACATGAAGGATGCTCTCCCGAATGCGGGTTTCATCGGCTTTACCGGCACGCCGTTAATAGTGGGAGAAGAAAAAACAAGGGACACCTTTGGGGACTATGTGAGCATCTACAATTTCAAGCACTCCATAGCAGACGGGGCAACTGTTCCTCTCTATTATGAAAATCGTGTGCCTGAAGTCCAGTTGAAAAACGAGAATCTCAATGATGATATTTACGGAGAAATTGAAAAAGCCGGCCTTGATGACGAAGAAGAGTCCAAACTTGCCACAGAGTTTGCAAACGAATACAATGTCATAGTAAGAGAAGACCGGCTAGAAACGATTGCAAAAGACATTGTAGAACATTATGTTACACGGGGTTATGCCGGAAAAGCCCTTGTCATATCCATCGATAAGCTCACAACGGTAAAGATGTACGATAAAGTCCAAAAATACTGGAACATGTATATCAACGAACTCAAGGAGCAGAGAAAAGCCATAACAGAAGGTGAGGAAGCTAAAGTTCTGGAAAAACTGATCTCCGAATTTGAAGGCGTAGACATGGCTGTTGTTGTCAGCCAGGGGCAGAATGAAGTAAAGAAGTTTGAAGAAAATAAGCTGGATATCAGGCCGCACAGAAAAAGAATGATTGAGGAAGACCTGGAAGAAATTTTTAAGGACTCAAAGAGCAGCCTTAAAATTGTTTTCGTATGCAGCAAATGGAGAGAAGGCTTCGATGTCCCCTCACTTTCAACGATTTACCTTGACAGGCCCATGAAAGGCCACAGCCTCATGCAAACAATTGCCAGGGCTAACAGGGTATTTGGAGAAAAGACCGGAGGTTTCATTGTTGATTACGTTGGTATCTTCGAAAATCTTGAACAGGCCCTGAAAATATACGCCTCACCCAAATCCGGTGGAAGGGAGGCCCCGATAAAATCGAAAGAGAAACTTCTAAAAACCCTTAAAAAGAAAATAAAAGAAATAAATAAATTCCTGTCCGGGCTTTCTGTAGATTCCAAAAAGATCCTTAAAACAAAAACGGGTTTTGAAAAGATAAGGCTCTTAAAAGATGCCACTGATGCAATTCTTAAAAATGAATCAACAAAGAAGAAATTTTTAACCGAAGCTGGAGCTGCCTTAAAAATTTATAAATCCATACTTCCCCATAAACGAGCTTCGGAGTTTCTTTCACAAATAACTCTATATGAAGAGCTGGTAAAAGAAATTCGTTCCCTTGACCCTGAAGTTGATATCTCAAAAATAAGGGACAGTATCCAGAGAGTCCTTGATAAATCGATTGAATCTAAAAAATACATTATCGAGGAGTCAAAAAAAGGCAGAATATTCGGCCTTAAAGATATCGACTTCGATGCTCTGGCAGACAGATTCGACGAGCAGCATAAGAACACCGAGTTTGAGTGGTTGAAAAACCTGATCTCTTACAAATTAAGAGAAATGGTTCGACTAAATAGCAGTCGCCTTGATTACCAGAAGAAATTCGAAACGCTTATAGAAGCGTATAATTCAGGTTCTGCAAATGTAGATTATCACTATAAAGAATTAATCAAATTTGCGAAAGAGTTAAAACAAGAGGATGAAAGGGCAATCATAGAAAGTTTGAGTGAGGAAGAACTCTCCCTTTTCGATAAACTTAAAAAACCTGACCTGAAAGAAAAAGAGAAGAGTCAGGTAAGGAAAGTTGCAAAAGAACTGCTTGCCACGTTAAAAGCTGAAAAACTGGTTCTGGATTGGCGAAAAAAACAGCAGGCAATCGCCGCAGTCAAAAAAGAAATCGAAGATGAACTGGATAGAGGGTTGCCCGATTCATACGGGGTAATAGCTTATGAAGAGAAATGCAATACCGTTTTCCAGCACATCTATGATTCTTATGCTGGTGATAACCACAGCGTCTATGAAGCAGCAGCCTGA